One part of the Parabacteroides distasonis ATCC 8503 genome encodes these proteins:
- a CDS encoding 2-oxoacid:acceptor oxidoreductase family protein, protein MKQEIIIAGFGGQGVLSMGKILAYSGLMEGKEVSWMPSYGPEQRGGTANVTVILSDERISSPVLNEYDIAIILNQPSMDKFESKVKPGGILIYDGYGIHTPAKRTDINVYRVDAMDAATEMKNEKAFNMLILGGLLNIVPMVQLENVMLGLKKSLPERHHHLLPMNEAAIKKGMEIIQKI, encoded by the coding sequence ATGAAACAAGAAATAATTATAGCAGGCTTCGGTGGACAAGGTGTATTGTCTATGGGTAAGATCTTGGCCTATTCCGGTTTGATGGAAGGCAAGGAGGTTAGCTGGATGCCTTCATACGGACCTGAGCAACGTGGCGGTACGGCCAACGTAACCGTTATCTTGAGCGACGAGCGTATCAGCTCACCCGTATTGAATGAATATGATATCGCTATTATCTTGAACCAACCTTCCATGGATAAGTTCGAGAGCAAGGTGAAACCGGGCGGTATCTTGATTTACGATGGTTATGGCATCCATACGCCAGCGAAACGTACGGATATTAACGTATATCGGGTAGATGCCATGGACGCCGCTACCGAGATGAAGAACGAGAAGGCATTCAATATGTTGATCTTAGGCGGGTTGCTTAATATCGTCCCGATGGTTCAATTGGAGAACGTCATGCTAGGATTGAAGAAATCCTTGCCCGAGCGTCACCATCATTTGTTGCCGATGAACGAGGCTGCCATTAAGAAAGGAATGGAGATTATACAGAAAATATAA